A genomic region of Ovis canadensis isolate MfBH-ARS-UI-01 breed Bighorn chromosome 9, ARS-UI_OviCan_v2, whole genome shotgun sequence contains the following coding sequences:
- the AZIN1 gene encoding antizyme inhibitor 1 isoform X1 has product MKGFIDDANYSVGLLDEGTNLGNVIDNYVYEHTLTGKNAFFVGDLGKIVKKHSQWQNIVAQIKPFYTVKCNSTPAVLEILAALGTGFACSSKTEMALVQELGVSPENIICISPCKQVSQIKYAAKVGVNIMTCDNEVELKKIARNHPNAKVLLHIATEDSIGGEEGNMKFGTTLKNCRHLLECAKELDVQIIGVKFHVSSACKESQVYVHALSDARCVFDMAGEFGFTMNMLDIGGGFTGTEFQLEEVNHVISPLLDVYFPEGSGIKIISEPGSYFVSSAFTLAVNIVAKKVVENDKFSSGVGKTGSDEPAFMYYMNDGVYGSFASKLSEDLNTIPEVHKKYKADEPLFTSSLWGPSCDELDQIVENCLLPELNVGDWLIFDNMGADSLHEPSAFNDFQRPAIYYMMSYSDWYEMQDAGITSDTTMKSCFFVPSCIQLSQEDNFPTEA; this is encoded by the exons ATGAAAGGATTTATTGACGATGCAAACTACTCCGTTGGCCTGTTGGATGAAGGAACAAACCTTGGAAATGTTATCGATAACTATGTTTATGAGCATACCCTG ACagggaaaaatgcattttttgtGGGAGATCTTGGAAAGATTGTGAAGAAGCACAGTCAATGGCAGAACATAGTGGCTCAGATAAAGCCGTTCTATACGGTGAAGTGCAACTCCACTCCAGCTGTGCTTGAGATTTTGGCAGCTCTTGGAACTGGATTTGCTTGTTCTAGTAAA aCTGAAATGGCTTTAGTGCAAGAATTGGGTGTATCTCCAGAAAACATCATTTGCATAAGTCCTTGCAAGCAAGTGTCTCAGATAAAGTATGCAGCAAAAGTTGGAGTTAATATCATGACATGTGACAATGAAGTTGAATTGAAGAAAATTGCACGTAACCACCCAAATGCCAA GGTCTTACTACATATTGCAACAGAAGATAGTATTGGAGGTGAAGAGGGTAACATGAAGTTTGGCACTACCCTGAAGAACTGTAGGCATCTTTTGGAATGTGCTAAGGAACTTGAtgtccaaattattggagttaA ATTTCATGTTTCAAGTGCTTGCAAAGAATCTCAAGTATATGTACATGCTCTATCTGATGCTCGATGTGTGTTTGACATGGCT GGAGAATTTGGCTTCACGATGAACATGTTAGACATTGGTGGAGGCTTCACAGGAACTGAATTTCAATTGGAGGAG GTTAATCATGTTATCAGCCCTTTGTTGGATGTCTACTTTCCTGAAGGATCTGGCATCAAGATAATTTCTGAACCTGGAAGCTactttgtgtcttctgcatttacACTTGCAGTTAATATCGTTGCAAAGAAAGTTGTTGAAAATGATAAGTTTTCCTCTGGAG tagGAAAGACCGGAAGTGATGAACCAGCCTTCATGTATTATATGAATGATGGTGTTTATGGTTCTTTTGCAAGTAAACTGTCTGAGGACTTAAATACCATTCCAGAGGTTCACAAG AAATACAAGGCAGATGAGCCTCTGTTTACAAGCAGCCTTTGGGGTCCATCCTGTGATGAGCTTGATCAAATTGTGGAAAACTGTCTTCTTCCTGAGCTGAATGTGGGAGATTGGCTTATCTTCGATAACATGGGAGCAGATTCTCTCCATGAACCATCTGCTTTCAATGATTTTCAGAGGCCAGCTATTTATTACATGATGTCCTACAGTGATTG GTATGAGATGCAAGACGCTGGGATCACTTCAGACACGACGATGAAGAGCTGCTTCTTTGTGCCTTCTTGCATTCAGCTGAGCCAAGAAGACAACTTTCCCACTGAAGCTTAA
- the AZIN1 gene encoding antizyme inhibitor 1 isoform X2, translating to MKGFIDDANYSVGLLDEGTNLGNVIDNYVYEHTLTGKNAFFVGDLGKIVKKHSQWQNIVAQIKPFYTVKCNSTPAVLEILAALGTGFACSSKTEMALVQELGVSPENIICISPCKQVSQIKYAAKVGVNIMTCDNEVELKKIARNHPNAKVLLHIATEDSIGGEEGNMKFGTTLKNCRHLLECAKELDVQIIGVKFHVSSACKESQVYVHALSDARCVFDMAGEFGFTMNMLDIGGGFTGTEFQLEEVNHVISPLLDVYFPEGSGIKIISEPGSYFVSSAFTLAVNIVAKKVVENDKFSSGGKTGSDEPAFMYYMNDGVYGSFASKLSEDLNTIPEVHKKYKADEPLFTSSLWGPSCDELDQIVENCLLPELNVGDWLIFDNMGADSLHEPSAFNDFQRPAIYYMMSYSDWYEMQDAGITSDTTMKSCFFVPSCIQLSQEDNFPTEA from the exons ATGAAAGGATTTATTGACGATGCAAACTACTCCGTTGGCCTGTTGGATGAAGGAACAAACCTTGGAAATGTTATCGATAACTATGTTTATGAGCATACCCTG ACagggaaaaatgcattttttgtGGGAGATCTTGGAAAGATTGTGAAGAAGCACAGTCAATGGCAGAACATAGTGGCTCAGATAAAGCCGTTCTATACGGTGAAGTGCAACTCCACTCCAGCTGTGCTTGAGATTTTGGCAGCTCTTGGAACTGGATTTGCTTGTTCTAGTAAA aCTGAAATGGCTTTAGTGCAAGAATTGGGTGTATCTCCAGAAAACATCATTTGCATAAGTCCTTGCAAGCAAGTGTCTCAGATAAAGTATGCAGCAAAAGTTGGAGTTAATATCATGACATGTGACAATGAAGTTGAATTGAAGAAAATTGCACGTAACCACCCAAATGCCAA GGTCTTACTACATATTGCAACAGAAGATAGTATTGGAGGTGAAGAGGGTAACATGAAGTTTGGCACTACCCTGAAGAACTGTAGGCATCTTTTGGAATGTGCTAAGGAACTTGAtgtccaaattattggagttaA ATTTCATGTTTCAAGTGCTTGCAAAGAATCTCAAGTATATGTACATGCTCTATCTGATGCTCGATGTGTGTTTGACATGGCT GGAGAATTTGGCTTCACGATGAACATGTTAGACATTGGTGGAGGCTTCACAGGAACTGAATTTCAATTGGAGGAG GTTAATCATGTTATCAGCCCTTTGTTGGATGTCTACTTTCCTGAAGGATCTGGCATCAAGATAATTTCTGAACCTGGAAGCTactttgtgtcttctgcatttacACTTGCAGTTAATATCGTTGCAAAGAAAGTTGTTGAAAATGATAAGTTTTCCTCTGGAG GAAAGACCGGAAGTGATGAACCAGCCTTCATGTATTATATGAATGATGGTGTTTATGGTTCTTTTGCAAGTAAACTGTCTGAGGACTTAAATACCATTCCAGAGGTTCACAAG AAATACAAGGCAGATGAGCCTCTGTTTACAAGCAGCCTTTGGGGTCCATCCTGTGATGAGCTTGATCAAATTGTGGAAAACTGTCTTCTTCCTGAGCTGAATGTGGGAGATTGGCTTATCTTCGATAACATGGGAGCAGATTCTCTCCATGAACCATCTGCTTTCAATGATTTTCAGAGGCCAGCTATTTATTACATGATGTCCTACAGTGATTG GTATGAGATGCAAGACGCTGGGATCACTTCAGACACGACGATGAAGAGCTGCTTCTTTGTGCCTTCTTGCATTCAGCTGAGCCAAGAAGACAACTTTCCCACTGAAGCTTAA